A genomic stretch from Limanda limanda chromosome 11, fLimLim1.1, whole genome shotgun sequence includes:
- the LOC133014562 gene encoding chemerin-like receptor 1, producing the protein MMELMTATPFYAMNTSNITGRNSSLDVEYVEYDYKDEHAKLRKSLKIMTLIIFCLVFVLGVLGNGVVIWVTVFKMKKTINTVWFLNLAVADFLFTGFLPLGVTYMALGNHWPFGNFMCRLNALVLSLNMFASIYILVVISVDRCVSVVWPVWAQNHRSVRKASCVSLGVWILALILSAPFFIFRDTVSDPYNEDTIYCFNNFTLSDDYETPSVKQLGDFRYQTMTITRFLLGFVVPFTVIVSCYSVIIHRLRRNRTLASQSSRPFKIIAAIITTFFLCWAPFYSMTVIQLVYFTAISRSETLGHVITIGDPIATSLAFLNSCLNPLLYVFMGKDLKEKVRKSILNVLETAFQEEVSRSYTAC; encoded by the exons ATGATGGAGCTCATGACTGCTACCCCTTTCTACGCCATGAACACATCAAACATCACTGGAAGAAACAGCTCCTTGGACGTAGAATATGTAGAGTATGACTACAAGGACGAGCACGCCAAGCTGAGAAAGTCCCTCAAAATCATGACTCTCATTATTTTCTGCCTGGTCTTTGTTCTCGGTGTGTTGGGGAATGGAGTGGTTATCTGGGTGACCGTGTTCAAGATGAAGAAAACAATTAACACCGTTTGGTTCCTCAATCTCGCTGTGGCCGACTTCCTCTTCACGGGGTTCCTGCCCCTGGGTGTGACGTACATGGCTCTGGGTAACCACTGGCCTTTTGGCAACTTTATGTGCAGACTCAATGCCCTTGTACTATCCTTGAACATGTTCGCCAGCATCTACATCCTGGTGGTGATCAGTGTGgacagatgtgtgtctgtggtgtggcCCGTCTGGGCCCAGAACCACCGAAGTGTACGCAAAGCGTCCTGTGTGAGTCTGGGTGTTTGGATACTGGCTCTGATTCTCAGCGCTCCATTCTTCATCTTCAGGGACACTGTGTCAGACCCTTACAATGAAGACACCATCTACTGCTTCAACAACTTTACCCTTTCTGACGACTATGAAACACCATCAGTGAAACAGCTGGGAGATTTTCGATATCAGACCATGACCATCACCCGCTTCCTCCTGGGATTCGTCGTCCCCTTCACCGTCATCGTCTCCTGTTATTCTGTGATCATCCATCGTCTCAGGAGGAACCGCACCCTGGCCAGCCAATCGAGTCGCCCCTTCAAGATCATCGCTGCCATCATCACCACTTTCTTCCTGTGCTGGGCGCCGTTTTACAGCATGACTGTAATCCAGCTGGTTTATTTCACTGCGATCAGCCGGAGTGAAACCTTGGGCCACGTCATCACTATCGGTGATCCTATAGCAACCAGCCTGGCCTTTCTCAATAGCTGCCTGAACCCACTGCTGTATGTGTTCATGGGCAAAGATCTCAAGGAAAAA GTCCGCAAGTCCATCCTGAACGTGTTGGAGACGGCCTTCCAGGAGGAAGTGTCTCGCTcatacaccgc